A genomic segment from Paenibacillus sp. FSL K6-1096 encodes:
- a CDS encoding ABC transporter permease, protein MDFTTQLLIAAISAGTPLLLATLGGILTERSGIIQLGAEGLMLMGAVTTCIVYIRSGNLVLALLAAVAVTALLGLVHSFLCVTLRANQTMSGLAMTLFGSGLSAYLGKPVSGAPLPGTSPKLDLGALKSVPVIGEIFGRMDVLAWLSLLLVVLLHLLIHHTSWGLHLRAVGDNPATADVMGIRVQLIRYSYITAGAALIGLAGADMVLAYAPTWNEGLTAGRGWIAVGLVIFARWNPLRALFCAYFFGALDSLGFRIQLLGSAVPPYFLKMIPYIVTILVLMYLGYRNRNKPSGTPEALGTPYIREQRF, encoded by the coding sequence ATGGATTTCACTACACAGTTATTAATCGCCGCCATCTCCGCCGGAACACCGCTTCTGCTGGCGACCCTGGGCGGGATTCTGACCGAACGGTCGGGAATCATTCAGCTGGGGGCAGAGGGGCTGATGCTGATGGGGGCGGTGACGACCTGTATCGTCTACATCCGCAGCGGCAATCTGGTGCTGGCGCTGCTTGCCGCCGTAGCGGTTACCGCGCTTCTGGGACTGGTTCATTCCTTCCTGTGCGTTACGCTCAGGGCGAACCAGACGATGTCGGGGCTGGCCATGACCCTGTTCGGCAGCGGGCTTAGCGCCTATCTCGGCAAGCCGGTCAGCGGGGCTCCGCTGCCGGGCACATCGCCGAAGCTGGATCTGGGGGCGCTGAAGTCGGTGCCGGTGATCGGGGAGATTTTTGGACGGATGGATGTGCTGGCCTGGCTCAGTCTGCTGCTGGTGGTTCTGCTGCATTTGTTGATTCACCATACCTCCTGGGGCCTGCATCTGCGGGCGGTCGGCGACAATCCGGCCACTGCGGACGTTATGGGCATCCGCGTGCAGCTCATCCGCTACAGCTATATTACGGCCGGAGCCGCGCTGATCGGCCTGGCTGGTGCCGACATGGTGCTGGCTTATGCGCCGACCTGGAATGAAGGGCTGACCGCCGGGCGGGGCTGGATCGCTGTCGGTCTGGTGATTTTCGCCAGATGGAATCCGCTGCGCGCCCTCTTCTGCGCCTATTTCTTCGGTGCGCTGGATTCGCTGGGCTTCCGTATTCAGCTGCTGGGGAGTGCGGTACCGCCGTATTTTCTCAAAATGATTCCTTATATCGTCACCATCCTCGTACTGATGTATCTCGGCTACCGTAACCGCAACAAGCCTTCCGGCACACCGGAGGCGCTGGGCACGCCTTATATCCGGGAACAGCGGTTCTGA
- the uraD gene encoding 2-oxo-4-hydroxy-4-carboxy-5-ureidoimidazoline decarboxylase — protein sequence MNSPSGRLTLEQINVMTEPDFVKVLGGIFEHSPWVAEGAYAKRPFSTVQQLHTAMKDVAGTAEDDRQLALLRAHPDLATRLAVSPLSAAEQQGAGLDRLAPEEFRELTELNAAYTAKFGFPFILAVKGKDKEDIISAIRERVSRSAEAERAQALLEIGRITRFRLEDLLGAE from the coding sequence ATGAATTCCCCGTCAGGCAGATTGACCCTGGAACAGATTAATGTTATGACTGAGCCGGATTTCGTGAAGGTCCTCGGCGGAATCTTCGAGCATTCACCCTGGGTGGCAGAAGGCGCCTATGCCAAAAGGCCGTTCAGTACGGTGCAGCAGCTGCATACCGCTATGAAGGATGTGGCCGGGACTGCGGAGGATGACCGGCAGCTTGCGCTGCTGAGAGCCCACCCGGATCTGGCGACAAGGCTGGCGGTCAGCCCGCTGTCGGCGGCAGAGCAGCAGGGGGCCGGGCTGGACCGGCTGGCCCCGGAGGAATTCAGGGAGCTGACAGAGCTGAATGCTGCCTATACCGCCAAATTCGGATTCCCGTTCATACTCGCTGTGAAGGGAAAGGATAAAGAGGATATTATCAGCGCTATACGTGAGCGGGTGAGCCGCAGCGCGGAGGCGGAGAGAGCGCAGGCCCTGCTGGAGATCGGCCGCATTACCCGGTTCCGGCTGGAGGATCTGCTGGGAGCGGAATAG
- the uraH gene encoding hydroxyisourate hydrolase: MSISEVTGRLTTHVLDLSQGRPAAGLSLQLWRLGAGEPVLLRQAVTNEDGRLEAPLLSGEDMQAGSYEIIFMAGDYFRGVQGGAELRVDGAGDESVSLFLDHIPIRFNVSDPSAHYHVPLLVAPGGYSTYRGS; this comes from the coding sequence ATGTCTATTTCGGAAGTGACCGGGCGGCTGACCACCCATGTGCTGGATCTGTCACAGGGGAGACCGGCCGCAGGCCTGTCGCTCCAGCTCTGGCGGCTCGGTGCCGGGGAGCCTGTGCTGCTGCGGCAGGCAGTCACGAATGAGGATGGCAGGCTGGAGGCTCCGCTGTTATCCGGTGAAGATATGCAGGCCGGAAGCTACGAGATCATATTCATGGCCGGTGATTATTTCCGGGGCGTTCAGGGTGGTGCGGAATTGCGCGTGGATGGGGCGGGAGATGAATCTGTAAGCCTGTTCCTGGACCATATTCCGATCCGCTTCAATGTGTCGGACCCCTCTGCGCATTATCATGTTCCTCTGCTGGTTGCACCGGGAGGATACAGCACGTACCGCGGCAGTTAA
- a CDS encoding allantoinase, whose translation MKDEAYELIVRNGEVVLPGEVRRLDVGVKHGRIAALGEALQASPDTRVMDAAGQYVLPGMIDMHVHFNEPALGHWEGFRSGSAALAAGGCTCYADMPLNGNPPTVNLEALRLKAEAAAGNSAVDYLLWGGLVPGNLEELEGLAAAGVAGFKAFISNPGGEGEGRFREVDDDTLYQGMQRIAAAGGILALHAESEAITSVLGAAALRAGRSSARDFAASRPPEAELEAVSRALLYSERTGCPLHFVHISTAAALELIHQAKQRGLNVSAETCPHYLILDEDSMETLGPLAKCAPPLRSSGERERLWAALAAGRVDLIASDHSPCPPELKLAPELSFFEAWGGISGAQSSLELMFHEGVQVRGLPVTLISALLSGQPARRFGLEQRKGAIAVGLDADLVLLDPNAAYTLRAEDLLYRHRHSPYAGMTLSCKVTATLCRGKVVYTAGEGIVHGGGGEWLRPAHSQPDL comes from the coding sequence ATGAAGGATGAAGCCTATGAGCTGATTGTCAGAAACGGCGAGGTGGTGCTGCCCGGAGAGGTCCGCAGGCTGGACGTCGGGGTGAAGCACGGCAGAATCGCAGCGCTGGGCGAAGCGCTCCAGGCTTCGCCGGATACCCGGGTTATGGATGCGGCCGGACAATATGTGCTGCCCGGCATGATTGATATGCATGTTCATTTCAATGAACCGGCACTGGGCCACTGGGAAGGCTTCCGCAGCGGGTCGGCCGCCCTTGCCGCCGGAGGCTGCACCTGTTATGCGGATATGCCGCTGAACGGGAACCCGCCGACGGTGAATCTTGAGGCGCTCCGCCTGAAGGCGGAGGCCGCGGCCGGGAATTCGGCCGTGGACTATCTGCTGTGGGGCGGGCTGGTGCCCGGCAATCTGGAGGAGCTGGAGGGACTTGCGGCAGCGGGCGTTGCCGGGTTCAAAGCGTTCATCTCCAATCCCGGAGGTGAGGGGGAGGGCCGGTTCCGCGAGGTGGACGATGATACCCTGTATCAGGGGATGCAGCGGATCGCTGCCGCCGGCGGCATTCTCGCCCTTCATGCGGAGAGTGAAGCAATCACCTCCGTGCTGGGTGCGGCTGCCCTCCGCGCAGGGCGCAGCAGTGCCCGCGATTTCGCCGCCTCGCGTCCGCCGGAAGCGGAGCTGGAGGCGGTATCGCGGGCGCTGCTGTACAGTGAGCGGACCGGGTGCCCGCTGCATTTTGTCCACATCAGCACAGCGGCAGCGCTGGAGCTGATTCATCAGGCGAAGCAGCGCGGCCTGAATGTTAGTGCAGAGACCTGCCCCCACTATCTGATTCTGGATGAGGACAGCATGGAGACGCTGGGGCCGCTGGCCAAATGCGCCCCGCCCCTGCGCAGCAGCGGGGAACGGGAGCGGCTGTGGGCGGCGCTGGCAGCGGGCCGGGTGGATCTGATCGCATCAGACCATTCGCCTTGCCCGCCGGAGCTGAAGCTTGCACCGGAGCTGAGCTTCTTCGAGGCCTGGGGCGGGATCTCCGGGGCGCAGAGCAGCCTGGAGCTGATGTTCCACGAAGGCGTGCAGGTGCGCGGCCTGCCGGTGACGCTGATCTCCGCGCTGCTGTCCGGGCAGCCGGCCAGGCGGTTTGGGCTGGAGCAGCGCAAAGGCGCTATCGCCGTAGGGCTGGATGCCGATCTGGTGCTGCTTGATCCGAATGCCGCGTATACTTTGCGGGCGGAGGATCTGCTGTACCGCCACCGGCATAGCCCTTATGCCGGAATGACTTTGTCCTGCAAGGTCACGGCTACACTCTGCCGGGGCAAGGTTGTTTATACCGCCGGGGAAGGGATTGTTCACGGCGGCGGAGGGGAGTGGCTGCGGCCCGCGCACAGCCAGCCGGACCTATGA